The Terriglobus roseus region GCGGCGTGTACACGCAGCAGAACTTTGCTATTGGTCCCATCTTCGCGCAGTGGATTGCACCGTTGAAGGACCTGGGCGTTACGACCATCACCAACCGCAACACGGGTGGAACGGATCACCTGTCGTTTGATTCGCTCGGTCTGCCTGGCTTCCAGTTCATTCAGGACGATATGGATTACGAGACGCGCAGTCACCACTCCAACATGGACACGGTGGAGCGCATCCACGAAGACGACCTGAAGCAGGCTGCAGTGGTGGAAGCAATCTTCCTCTACAACACCAGCGAGCGTGAGGCGATGATGCCGCGTAAGCCGTATCCGCATCCTGAAGAGGACTCGGATCGCAACGCACCGTTGAAGAACCTGTATCCCACGGCAGTTTCGGGCGCAGATAAGCAGTAACGCAATCCGCAAGAACTGAACGGGTGAGCAGAGATACTCTGCTCACCCGTTCTGCGTTTGTGGCTTTAGATTGGATTGCTCAGGTTCATGGTGCTGACTTCCACGGTGACTCCACCGGGTGCATTGACGTAGAAGCCGTACGTCGGTGGGCCGCCGCGTTGCAGCATGGCCGGTTCGGGTGCGGCGAGGCCTTCCTGCGCGATTGCGGTATGGCGCTCGTCCACCGCACGCGGTGTGTCCTGCAGAAAGCCCACGTGGAAGAAGCCGGGACAGCCGTGTTCGGGTGTCATGTTCTTGTCGAACATCAGCGCCAGCAGAAAGCCTTGTGCATCCTGCAAAATGGCAAATTTCCCGGCGCGAGTTTCCAGCGTGCGCAGTCCGAAGATGCGCTCCAGAAAAGCCTGCAGAGCGGGAACGTCATACGTGGTCAGGTTGGCGTGATTGAGTGTGTGCATGGTGCGAAACCTCCGTTAGCGGGTGGGTTGTCGCATGAATCCGATGAGCGCCACGGGGACACATGCGACAGAAAAGCAAGTGCATGCGTGCACTGCTGCTTGTCGCCGTGGGTCCCTTCCCCGATTTCTCCCGGGGGTGACATTACCGCAACGTCAGGTGTTGCGGCGAGCCGGGCTTACCAAGCCGGCTCCGCGTTTTTCGGCAATCTTAAGATGCGAATGATTTTGAGCGGGGTTCAGATTTTTGTTGCTTTTGGAGCTGGTTCAGAAAGAGTTGAAACGCAGTTGCAAGAGATCGACGAACTCGCCAAGGTGCGATCCATCCACCAGCCCATGGTGTACGTGGATAGAGACGGGTAGTGTTTTGCGGCATCCGCTCTCGGTGATCTTGCCGAAGGTGATGCGTGGTGCCGAATCTTCTACCTCGTAGTTGCGCGCGTGTGAGAGCGATGTGAAGTCCAGCCACGGCAGCGAGGAGAAGCGAATCAGATTCTGCGCCGGCGGACGTTCCAGGTCAGTACGGCTTCTGCTTTCTTCAATGGCCAGGGAGCCAACGCGCACGAACTCGTGCAGGTCTTCGTTATACGGATAGTGCGCGAAACCGATGGTGCCGTTCGGACGACCAATGGCACAACCGGCATTGATCCGTTCAAACTCCCATGGCTCGCCGTCCAGAATGCGTGTGCGGAAGTTCTGTACATGTTGCGCTGCTGTCAAAGCACAATGCACCTGCGTGAGGAAGATGGACAGGTTCTTCGCCTTGGCATAAGCGAAGGATTCCGTGCAGTCCATCCGGATGCACACGCTATGGAACGGCTCGCTGAACTTTTGAAAGAAGTGAAACAGGTC contains the following coding sequences:
- a CDS encoding VOC family protein; its protein translation is MHTLNHANLTTYDVPALQAFLERIFGLRTLETRAGKFAILQDAQGFLLALMFDKNMTPEHGCPGFFHVGFLQDTPRAVDERHTAIAQEGLAAPEPAMLQRGGPPTYGFYVNAPGGVTVEVSTMNLSNPI
- a CDS encoding CatA-like O-acetyltransferase produces the protein MEACRKIDLTTWPRTDLFHFFQKFSEPFHSVCIRMDCTESFAYAKAKNLSIFLTQVHCALTAAQHVQNFRTRILDGEPWEFERINAGCAIGRPNGTIGFAHYPYNEDLHEFVRVGSLAIEESRSRTDLERPPAQNLIRFSSLPWLDFTSLSHARNYEVEDSAPRITFGKITESGCRKTLPVSIHVHHGLVDGSHLGEFVDLLQLRFNSF